The DNA segment AGCATTAAGGACACGTTGACGGCTGCTACTGGAGGAATAGTGCCGTTTCATCATACTGTTGTGAACGAGAGTGGTGTCAGCAACTTGGTCTTAGGGTATGCTCATTGTGGTATGGTTGCTGCTGCTCGGTGTATAGCTAAACTTGCTACTCCTTGTCTTCTCAAGGGTCTTGAGCAGTATCCAGATTATAAAATCAAGGTAGGACACTCTCTAAAAGCCCTCGTTTCAAACTAAAGATTGTGTTTAGCCTTATAAGCGTTTTGTTGGTAGATCGTAGGGCACTCTTTGGGTGGTGGAACGGCTGCTCTATTAACGTATATATTGAGGGAGCAGAAGATGCTCTCTACAGCTACTTGTGTTACATTCGCCCCAGGTTTTTGTCTTCAGTTACATCTATTGATACCTTCTCAAAGATATAAGACTTGAGTTTTTTGTGTTTCATGTGTTCTTTTAGCTGCTTGTATGACTTGGGAGTTAGCTGACTCTGGGAACGACTTCATTGTAACTGTGATTAATGGAGCCGATCTGGTTCCTACATTTTCTGCTGCGTCAGTTGATGACTTACGCGCTGAGGTTTAGCTTCCTAAACTCTTAGATTATATGCCTTGACAGTTCTTCATTTATTcactttatttttgtattttcttcaGGTAACAGCATCTGCTTGGCTAAATGATCTGAGGAATCAGATTGAAAGGACTCGAATCCTCAGCACTGTTTATCGTTCAGCGACGGCTTTAGGATCGCGTCTTCCGTCTATGGCCACTGCCAAAGCAAAAGTTGCTGGTGCTGGTGCTATGTTACGCCCAGTGTCTAGCGGCACGCAGGTTGTGATGAGGAGAGCTCAGAGTATGCTGACCCGTCCTGCACTAAGCTTATCTTCTTGGTCATGTATGGGACCAAGGCGTAGAGCCAATGCCACTCAACCGAACTCGGAACATCAGATAGATTCTTCAGAAGCAGCTTCAGATCCTCTTGTTGTTACCACGAGTAGCAATTCCATGAGCGAAGAAGCTGAGTGTTCTAGTTATGATGCAACATCTGCTAGTCTTGGAGCAACTGATCTTGACGAGTGTGAGGATCCAGACGATATCGAAACACGGCAAGAGCGTATGACTGAAGCTGAGCTGTGGCAGCAGCTGGAGCATGACCTGTACAACGAAGACTCTTCAGAGCTgcctgaagaagaagctgatgTGGCGAAAGAGATcaaagaggaagaggaagctgTGATCGCAGAGGCGGGTGTGGCTCAGCCGGAGATCAGGACGCCTGAGATGAAAGAATCTCACAGGTTCCTCCCGCCAGGGAAGATCATGCACATTGTC comes from the Brassica rapa cultivar Chiifu-401-42 chromosome A01, CAAS_Brap_v3.01, whole genome shotgun sequence genome and includes:
- the LOC103842317 gene encoding uncharacterized protein LOC103842317; amino-acid sequence: MATATMATAAGAAALLYYTLNRKLIAGVDDESSEASSSSTTHGASLRIDRVSHGLIQAPATWLETISTLSETLRFTYSETLGKWPIGDLAFGINFLIKRQGLLHVDRVFGGEDSVELKGQEVADELKYYLHLLTLCWHFSKKPFPLFLEETGFVKDNVLIHEPKAGILKPAYTVLVDHNSKCFLFLIRGTHSIKDTLTAATGGIVPFHHTVVNESGVSNLVLGYAHCGMVAAARCIAKLATPCLLKGLEQYPDYKIKIVGHSLGGGTAALLTYILREQKMLSTATCVTFAPAACMTWELADSGNDFIVTVINGADLVPTFSAASVDDLRAEVTASAWLNDLRNQIERTRILSTVYRSATALGSRLPSMATAKAKVAGAGAMLRPVSSGTQVVMRRAQSMLTRPALSLSSWSCMGPRRRANATQPNSEHQIDSSEAASDPLVVTTSSNSMSEEAECSSYDATSASLGATDLDECEDPDDIETRQERMTEAELWQQLEHDLYNEDSSELPEEEADVAKEIKEEEEAVIAEAGVAQPEIRTPEMKESHRFLPPGKIMHIVTVRPEAVEANEEEDALERTETVETVEEGRVGIFLTPRSLYSKVRLSQRMISDHFMPVYRRQLEKLIQELTLEQEQP